The following coding sequences are from one Brooklawnia cerclae window:
- a CDS encoding cytidine deaminase — MIIDEVSAGEPSAAALRGTVAACRALIESRFPDESEQGAAAALLADGTILTGTSPDYANAAVTVCHETEPCCAAHRLNKRIVASVCLHRTGGGEFVVLSPCGVCRERLAMYGPRVRVAVPGKEDATSIRWVSLRDVLPHYWATVFPGEAPGWEE, encoded by the coding sequence ATGATCATCGACGAGGTAAGCGCCGGGGAACCCTCGGCTGCGGCGCTCCGGGGCACCGTCGCCGCGTGCCGCGCTCTGATCGAATCACGGTTCCCCGACGAATCGGAGCAGGGCGCCGCGGCGGCATTGCTCGCCGACGGCACGATTCTGACCGGCACGAGCCCGGACTACGCCAATGCGGCCGTCACCGTCTGTCATGAGACCGAGCCCTGCTGTGCGGCACACCGGCTGAACAAGCGCATCGTGGCGTCCGTGTGCCTGCATCGCACCGGCGGCGGCGAGTTCGTGGTGTTGAGCCCTTGTGGGGTGTGCCGCGAGCGACTGGCCATGTACGGCCCGCGGGTGCGCGTGGCGGTGCCGGGTAAGGAGGACGCGACCTCGATCCGATGGGTGTCGTTACGCGACGTGTTGCCGCACTACTGGGCGACCGTGTTCCCGGGTGAGGCACCCGGTTGGGAGGAATGA
- a CDS encoding ASCH domain-containing protein has translation MSIDDLPPAEFAYPGPLRDKLVAAILAGDKTATTSLKVQYDTVGDPLPAAGERTALVDSAGNRVAVVETIDVRVVRLGDVDLAFARAEGEGFASVAEWRAAHERFWTTSEAREEIPDDFVVDDDALVVQEFFRVDRSA, from the coding sequence GTGAGCATCGACGACCTCCCGCCGGCCGAGTTCGCCTACCCCGGCCCTCTGCGTGACAAGCTGGTTGCCGCCATCCTTGCCGGTGACAAGACGGCCACCACCTCGCTGAAGGTGCAGTACGACACAGTCGGTGACCCGTTGCCGGCAGCGGGCGAGCGAACAGCACTGGTCGACTCCGCGGGTAACCGCGTCGCGGTCGTCGAGACCATCGACGTACGCGTTGTTCGCCTCGGAGACGTCGACCTCGCGTTTGCACGTGCCGAGGGAGAGGGGTTCGCGTCGGTTGCCGAGTGGCGCGCCGCCCACGAACGCTTCTGGACGACGTCCGAGGCGCGCGAGGAGATCCCTGACGACTTCGTGGTGGACGACGACGCGCTTGTCGTGCAGGAGTTCTTCCGCGTGGACCGCTCCGCGTGA
- a CDS encoding cation:proton antiporter, whose translation MLNVAFLPLIAVVATLVTRQLNRFAPVPLPAVEIMLGLLAGPAVIGLVQADALLDVLSNLGGAVLFLIAGTEVDVRAIAGRPGTRALGAWGLTFVVLLVAGTVLTGADTGVVLAIALSSTAVGMLLPILKDAGDLDTPFGTAVVANGAVGEFLPLVGLSLLVSERPIGASAAVLVVFAAVAALMLWVAVRSRHDRLHAFIHQTQHTSSQFAIRLVFLILGALVAIDLFLGLDMLLGSFVTGLILRALLAGAPAQDAALIESKLQGLGFGLLVPVFFISAGLRFDLGAMLADPILFAVASAAAVVLFVLRGLPGMVTAPSGASRRTRLALGAYTGTALPIIVATTSQALDQSRITSGLAAALVGGGLLSVIIGPVAGAMLRRSESAGGRPTTPQRDAFVTDLG comes from the coding sequence ATGTTGAACGTCGCGTTCCTCCCCCTGATAGCCGTCGTGGCCACGTTGGTGACCCGGCAGCTGAATCGCTTTGCCCCGGTGCCTCTGCCTGCGGTCGAGATCATGCTCGGTCTGCTCGCCGGTCCTGCTGTGATCGGCCTGGTGCAGGCGGACGCGCTGCTGGATGTGCTGTCCAACCTGGGTGGTGCGGTGCTGTTCCTCATCGCCGGCACCGAGGTGGACGTGCGCGCGATCGCCGGTCGTCCGGGGACGCGGGCATTGGGCGCTTGGGGGCTCACCTTCGTCGTCCTGCTGGTCGCCGGGACGGTGCTGACCGGCGCGGACACCGGGGTGGTGCTCGCCATTGCCTTGTCCTCGACGGCGGTGGGGATGCTGCTGCCGATCCTCAAGGACGCCGGCGACCTGGACACCCCGTTCGGGACGGCGGTTGTCGCCAACGGGGCGGTCGGGGAGTTCCTGCCACTGGTCGGGCTCTCCCTGCTGGTGTCGGAGCGGCCGATCGGGGCCTCGGCTGCCGTGCTCGTGGTGTTCGCGGCGGTTGCCGCCCTCATGCTGTGGGTGGCTGTCCGGTCTCGTCACGACCGGCTGCACGCGTTCATCCATCAGACCCAGCACACGAGCAGCCAGTTCGCGATCCGGCTCGTGTTCCTGATCCTCGGTGCACTGGTCGCCATCGACCTGTTCCTGGGCCTCGACATGCTGCTGGGTTCGTTCGTCACGGGGCTGATCCTGCGTGCTCTGCTCGCCGGGGCCCCTGCGCAGGACGCGGCGCTGATCGAGTCGAAGCTGCAAGGTCTCGGGTTCGGGCTCCTGGTGCCGGTGTTCTTCATCTCCGCGGGCCTCCGGTTCGATCTGGGGGCGATGCTCGCCGACCCGATCCTGTTCGCCGTGGCCAGTGCAGCCGCAGTGGTGCTGTTCGTTCTGCGCGGTCTACCTGGGATGGTGACCGCGCCCTCGGGGGCGAGTCGGCGTACCCGCCTCGCACTCGGTGCCTACACGGGCACGGCGCTGCCGATCATCGTCGCGACGACGAGCCAGGCTCTCGACCAGAGCCGGATCACGAGCGGCCTGGCCGCAGCGCTGGTGGGCGGTGGGCTGCTCTCGGTGATCATCGGCCCCGTCGCGGGTGCGATGCTGCGCCGTTCCGAGTCCGCCGGTGGCCGTCCCACGACGCCACAGCGGGACGCGTTCGTCACCGACCTGGGGTAG